Proteins from a single region of Xiphias gladius isolate SHS-SW01 ecotype Sanya breed wild chromosome 2, ASM1685928v1, whole genome shotgun sequence:
- the akap14 gene encoding A-kinase anchor protein 14, protein MEAHGLSANVNLTAESAQLVKTLLERHRHTITKEQEDNSPDSEMRNINWVASKDFTVEVGKKQIGEYVQTWEVQPCWLYSLDFLHATEEDHHTFYHYRVRFSTPAPRKPIQGTASVYFVMDVSKVKPQTLPVEVYFVVESQRLVHTPGKSRFREKWLTDIVESKTLLHNAVQL, encoded by the coding sequence ATGGAAGCGCACGGACTTTCAGCTAATGTGAATTTAACAGCGGAGTCAGCTCAACTTGTAAAAACCCTGCTGGAGAGACACCGCCACACCATCACGAAGGAGCAGGAGGATAACTCTCCTGACAGTGAGATGAGGAATATTAACTGGGTGGCAAGCAAGGACTTCACGGTCGAAGTGGGGAAAAAGCAGATTGGGGAGTACGTTCAAACCTGGGAGGTGCAGCCCTGCTGGCTTTACAGTCTAGATTTTCTCCACGCAACCGAAGAGGACCATCACACCTTCTACCACTACCGGGTCCGCTTTAGCACCCCAGCCCCACGGAAGCCGATCCAGGGGACGGCTAGTGTCTACTTCGTCATGGACGTATCCAAAGTCAAGCCTCAAACTCTGCCCGTGGAGGTGTACTTCGTGGTGGAGTCGCAGAGGCTGGTACACACGCCTGGGAAGAGCAGGTTCAGAGAGAAGTGGCTGACGGACATTGTCGAGAGCAAGACTTTGCTCCACAATGCGGTGCAGCTTTGA
- the avpr2l gene encoding arginine vasopressin receptor 2, like produces MDTISNSSEMATDEDGEVYEHFALIRAGILGLVFVLATCGNLFFLGTLWKKRKRNTRTQLFLFHLCLADLVVAFFQVLPQFSIEITHRFRGTDFLCRSVKYLQVVGMFASAYMIVAMTIDRYHAVCRPMVSFLNGSFRRYLSIGAAWLLSLAFSSPQLFIFSLQEVEGNRYDCWATFIEPWGSRVYITWITLAVFALPAVILLYCQIRICTTIYFNMKRKALQAGRAGTKGVSNAMLKTLKMTFVIIMAYTVCWSPFFVAQLWSAWSPSSAPTKGPVFAIIMLLASLNSCTNPWIYLCYS; encoded by the exons ATGGATACCATAAGCAACAGCTCTGAAATGGCAACAGATGAGGATGGGGAGGTGTATGAACATTTTGCACTCATCCGAGCAGGAATTTTGGGTTTGGTCTTTGTTCTTGCAACATGTGGTAACCTTTTTTTCTTGGGCACACTTTGGAAGAAGcgaaaaagaaacacaaggacCCAACTGTTCCTATTCCACCTGTGCTTGGCAGATCTGGTGGTGGCTTTTTTCCAAGTCCTACCGCAGTTTTCCATTGAAATTACGCACAGGTTCCGAGGCACGGACTTCCTGTGCCGGTCCGTAAAATACCTACAAGTGGTTGGGATGTTTGCCTCCGCGTACATGATAGTGGCTATGACCATAGACCGGTACCATGCGGTTTGCAGACCGATGGTTTCCTTCCTGAATGGCTCATTCAGGAGATATCTCTCCATAGGCGCAGCGTGGCTGCTCTCCCTCGCCTTCAGCTCTCCTCAGCTCTTTATCTTCTCTCTCCAGGAGGTGGAGGGGAACCGGTACGACTGCTGGGCGACATTTATTGAACCTTGGGGGAGCAGGGTCTACATCACCTGGATCACTCTGGCAGTGTTTGCCCTGCCAGCCGTCATTTTACTCTATTGCCAAATAAGAATATGCACAACAATCTACTTCAACATGAAGAGGAAGGCGCTGCAGGCAGGGCGCGCAGGCACGAAGGGGGTGTCCAACGCGATGCTCAAGACtctgaaaatgacatttgttaTTATAATGGCATACACAGTGTGTTGGAGCCCATTCTTTGTTGCACAGTTATGGTCTGCATGGAGCCCAAGCAGCGCGCCTACTAAAG gccccgtgtttgccatcatcatgCTGCTGGCCAGTCTCAACAGCTGCACCAACCCTTGGATATATCTCTGTTATAGCTAA